The DNA window CTCCGAGGTATCGCTCGACCTCGGAGGTCAGGTTCCTGGGAAATGCCTGAGGCGTTGGCAACCGGGATGCTGCCACCGCCTCCTCCAACCAGTGTTCTGTCATGAGTGGTTCTCGCCCTCCCCAGAGCGATCTCTCGCCGCCAGCAGCACGGCGTCCTCTCCGGCTTCCTCTCCGTCCGCTCCAGCGAGCTGCAGAGCATCCATGACCTCCACGCGCCGGAGAACCCGGGTCAATCGCAGGAGATCCACTTCAAAACGTTTCGCGAGCTGGCCCACCTGCTCGGCGAAACCCTCGCCTTCCTCTGGGCGGTGACAGAGCGCCAGCCATTGGACTTGCTCTTGCGTGCAGCCCAGGTCTTCGGCGAGCTGTGCTGGGGTTCGCTCCTCCAGCTCCCGGTAGCGTTCAAAGGCATGACCCAGGGTCCACGACTCGAGCGAGCTGCGCCGTGCCGCGGCTTCAAGCCAATCAAGGGGCGACATCGCTATCCTCCCTTCCGAGGCGCTCCAGGCGCTTCATCAGCCGGTCCCGGTGGCGCTTCACTTGTCGTCGGCGCTCCTCTTCGGGCATGGGCCCCAGGCCGAGCGCCTCGGCGAGTCGCTCCGTAGAGCCCTCGCCCTGAAGTACGAGACGGAGGATGGTCTGCTCCCTCGGGGAGAACCCGAGCGCCTCCAGTCGTTCCGCGAGCAGACGTGCTTCCACCGTGGCCTCCATTTCTTCATTCGGAGCCCGGGCCACGAGTTCGACAACGCCCGCGTATTCCTGGTTTCGGCGGTCCTGGTTCTTCCGGGAGCGCTGTCGATCCAGGGCCTTTCTCTTGGCGATGCGCGTCAGGTAGGTGGACAGGCGCGAGAGGCGGGCGTCGAAGCGCTCGGGCGCGGCCAGGTAGGCGAGGACCGCGTCCACGGCGGAGTCGACGGCTTCGTCCATGAGGCATTTGACCTCCTGCCGCAAGACATGGATGAGCGTGCCATTGAATGCACGGTGGACTTCGGCGGGAGCCGTCGGGTCGGCACGACCTTTGAGGACTCTCGCGTGAAGTGCCTCTTCCTCCGCCCTTGTTGGATAGCGCATCCCCACACCTCGCTGGGAGCTCGTGGCTCCAGCTCTGGACTGACCGCGTCGTGTGTGCTCATTCGCCACCGTTCCACGGAGTTCGACGCATGCGCGAGTGCGCATTGTCTCCCGAGGTTGTTACCGGACACGCCATTTGTCTGTACCTCCTGGGTGGTATGCCCAGCGGGGCGAGGGTGAAATGGCAACCGCGCACTGAGTATTCCCGCTCCGAATGAGACATGGAACGGCGACGAGCCGCACCTGAAATCCTCGCCGTGAGAGGGCCCATGTCATTCATGACCTGCCGAGTCGCCACCACCCAACGTGAGCTGGATGACGCGGTCCGCATCCGCTGGGCTGTCTTTGGCGGAGAGCTGCGATTGCTGTCGGGAACACCTCCCGTGTCGCGGCGCGAGGTGGGCTGCTTCGACACGCTGGAGACCACCGTTCACCTGGTGGTCTACGCGGGTGCTGATCCAGTCGCCACCTCGCGCCTGCTGTTGCCCAATCCAGACGTGGCGTCCGCGATGGGAGGGCACCTGGGCATCGAGCTGGATCAGAAACTGGACCTGGGAGGTCTTGGTGGAGAGGGATTTCTGATCGCGGAGAGCACGCGGTTCTGCATCCTGAAGCGGTGGCGCCACTCCGAAGCCGTGCTGCGATTGCAGTCGGGCTTGTATGAGGAGAGCCGCCGCCGAGGCGTGACGCATTGGATTGCGTCAGCCAACATGGAGACGGACTGCGCCGAGGATGCGCGGTGGATGGTCGAGGTGGCTTCGGACCGGGGCTGGTTGACCCCACGCTGGCACGTGCGCTCCCGGGGGGTGTCCCATCCACCCGAGGTGCCACGCGCGCCCTTCTATACGGAGGTGGAGCGGGAGCACGCGAGTCAGGGACGACTCGCGGGGCTGCGGATGCCTCCGGTGTTGTCGCTGTTCGCGAGGAAGATGGGGGCGCGCTTCATGGGCGCGCCTCACTACGACGAGGACTTCCGCCGGTTCTCGTTGCCGCTCGTGGCGGCGCTGGATGACGTGCCAGCAAGCACGCTCGCGCGGTTCGCCAACCTGGACGCACCCGTGCCGCGAGCGGACCAGGTCCGCACCGGCCCTTCCTTTGACCTCAACCCGTGACAGCCGGGCCTCTTGGGGCCCAGGACAGGAGACGCACGTGCGGACTCAGATGAAAGACGTTTCGCGGACGGACTGGGTGGTGGCGCTGGATCGAGAGGCCTCGGCGCTCGTGGAGGTGCTGGACTCGAGCCCCTCGGCTCGGAGCCTCTTCGAGGGATGGATTGATTTGGAGGGGTATGCCCACTACCTCGCGCAGACCTATCACTATGTCCGGTGGACCACCCCGCTGCTGGAGAGCGCGGGGACGCGGATGCGGCAACTGGGCATGCACCCGGCGCTGGCGGAGCTGCTCGTGAGCAAGTCGGAGGAAGAGCGGGGCCATGAGCGATGGTTGCTCGCGGACCTGCGGAATCTGGGGTGGACCGCCGAGCGTGTCGAAGCCACGCCGCTCGGTGGCGCGGTGAAGGCCTATGTCGCGTGGAACCAGTACACGACGCAGGAGGGAGTGCCGACGGCATTCCTCGGCACGGCCTATGTGTTGGAGTCGCTGTCCGTGCGGCGAGCAAGCGGAGCGGTGGCGCGGCTCATCTCGGCGGGGAGGATTCCCAACATTCACAAGGCGGTGACGTTCTTGCGAGGTCACGGTGACGTGGATGGAGACCACGTCGAGGCGCTCGCCGAGGTGCTGCGCTCGCTGGACGACCCGAAGGAGCAGGAGGTGCTCATCCACTCCGCGAGGACCACGCGCCTGCTGTATCCCGGACTCTTCCTCGAGCGATAGGCGCCAGGAGCTACCCCCTTGGGGGGAGAGACGAATCACCGGCGAAGCGCGCATCGTGTGTGGCGAAGACGGGGAGCCGGGAGCGGTTTGGGAGGGAGTGGGGGAGGTCTCCCGCACTTCGTCTTCATTCGTCCCGTACACGAAGGAGCGTCATGCTGCGCTACATCACGGCGGTTCATCTGGAAGGTGGTCCCGGGCTGGAGCACATCGCGGAGTACAAGGGGGACGAGCCACGGACCCGCCGGAAGGGCAGCAGCGCTCCTTCCGCGATGGTCGAGTGGGTTCGGTCGCCGGGGAACAACGCCTATGTCCGGGCGAAGACGGGGGATGTCCGGGTCGCCGTCGTGCATGGGAATCCCCCCTATCTCCGCACGGAGCCGAATGCCTTGCAGCAGGACAACCTGCTCGCGCTTCCGCGGTTCTGAGCGGGAGAACCGGTGGCACCCGCTCCGTCACACCGGCCTGAGGCGCTTCGCTATCTGGAAGAGAAGGTCGTCGCGAGTGTCGACGCTCAGCTTCTTGAACGCCCGCTTGATGTGAGTCCTCGCGGTCAAGAGCGTGATGCCCAGACGCTCGGCTATCTCCTTGTACTCGAGATTCTCGAGGACGAGCATGAGAACCTCGCGCTCCCGGAGCGTGAGACCCTTTTCGAGCTCGTGAGGGAATGGGAGTTTGTCCAGGGGCGAATACAGTGTGAGGGCCCACAGCCGCGAGCCATCTCGCGAGGGGAGTCGGGAGAACCTCGCGGTGAACGGTCCACCGGGTGGAGAGTCTTGCAGGACATCCGTCCCAGGGGGTGGAGACACGGTCCTGTCGAGGAATCGCAGGCGCTCGACCAGCTTTGTGGGCAGCCCGGAAGCATCGAGGTCATTCGGCTTGAACCACCGCTCCAATATCGCCTGGGCACGAGGCGTGCGGAGCTTCTCTCTCAGGTGGGAGTCCACCACGAGGTATGCGCCATCCTGGCGCAGCATCAGCTCGTCCAGGAGGGCGGTCCCCAGCGCCTGGGTCTCGAAGTGGCGGCAGTTGATGACCGCCTTCGCAATCAGCGGTGTCATCATCTGTTGAAGGTCCCGGTCCCTGTCCGAGAAGGCGGTGTCGCGGTTGCGGTAGAGCGTGAGGCCCGCATGCCAATCACGCTGTTGGGTCAGCACCACGGCCTGGACACGGTGGAGCTGAAGCGCCAGTTGTTGGCTCCTCCGAAACATCGCCGTCTCCTTCACAGTCCCCGATGGAAGCATCTCGCTGTCTCGAAGGACCGTCCCCGGAGCTTGCAGGACGGCGGGCCTGACGAAGTCGTCGGAGGCCAGCGCGGCATATTCATTGAGCAGCTTCGCCGGACCTCCGCTCACCATCCACTCATAGTCCGCTGCACTGCCTGGGCGAGAGACGCAGAGCGCGACGCAGTCCGCGGCGACGAGCCTGGGCAGGGCATCGCGCAGGTTCCCCAGCATGGTCGGCAGGTCGCATGAGCTGAGCAGGGCATCCATCACAGCCCCGAAGTGACGTGCTTCCAGGGACGTGAGGTCCACAGGCGAATCCATGACTCCTCCCGCGCGCGGAACGCGCGCTCGTGAATGCATCCGTCGCCATCCCGACAGAATGGGACGTCCCACGTCCAGGGAACGTGCTGCCTGCCCTCTTGGAGGCGGGCAGCCAACCAGGCAGGGCGTTCAATGGTCACCACTGCAACCGCCCCGTGAGGTTACCGGGGCATGTCAGACCCGAAGTGTATGGATGAAGCGTCATGGACTTCGCCACGCTGGAGACCCTGCGCCTGAAACATCCCGCCTGGCGGCTGTTGGTCGCGGGCAATGCCTCGCTCATCGCCAGTTTCCTGCATCGGGTCTTCGTGGCGTCGAACGCCCGCGAGGTCCCACAGCGGGAGCTGGCGTTGCGTCTGGAGGACCACCTTCATGTCCTGCGCGAGCAGCGGGGGGAGACGGCCTTTCCCCGAGGCGCCGGCGTCTACCTCGATGAGTGGGCCGCCGACAGCGCGGGGTGGCTGCGCAAGTTCTATCCCCCCGGCACCGACGAGCCGCACTTCGACCTGACCCCCGCGGCGGAGCGGGCCATTCGCTGGTTGGGTCAACTCACCGAGCAACCCTTCGTCGGCACCGAGTCCCGCTTGCTCACCGTGTTCCATCTCCTCCAGGAGATGACGGAGGGAACCGAGCCAGACCCTGGCGCACGGCTCGCGGAGCTGGAGCGGCGCAAGTCGGAGCTGGAGTCGGAGATGGCTCGGGTGCGCGCGGGCCACCTGGACCTCCTGGATGAGTCCGCGCTCAAGGACCGCTTCCAGCAGATGTCAGACACCGCGCGCGGACTGTTGTCGGACTTCCGGGCACTGGAAGACCACTTTCACGCGCTGGACCGCCGGGTGCGCGAGCGCATCGCCACGTGGGAAGGCACGCGGGGTGAGCTGCTGGAGACCGTCTTGGGAGAGCGTGATGCCATCAGCGACTCCGTCCAGGGGCGCAGCTTCCGGGCGTTCTGGGACTTCCTCATGTCCCCCGAGCACAAGGACATCCTTACGAAGAACCTGGAGCGCATCCTCGGGCATCCGGCGATTCAGGCGATGCAGCCCGACCCGCGCCTCTTGCGCATCCACTTCGACTGGCTGGAGGCGGGCGAGCACACCCAGCGCACCGTGGCGAGGCTCTCCGGACAGCTCCGCCGCTTCCTGGATGACCGCGTGTGGAAGGAGAACCGCCGCATCCTCCAGGTGTTGCGAGGCATCGAGAAGCACGCGCTCGCCTTGAGAGCGAGTCCGCCCGAAGGCTCCTTCATGGAGCTGGACGACCTGGCGCCCACGGTGGAACTCCCGCTGGAGCGCCCCTTGTACTCCCCGCCCTCGCGCGCGCGGATGGCGGACGAAGAGGTGTTGGAGGCGACGGAGGCGGTGCCTTCCGACGCGCTCTTCAACCTTGCGTACATCGACAAGACCCGGCTGCGCGCGAACGTCCGGCAGGCGCTCGTGGACCGCGAGCAGGTCTCGCTCGCCGAGCTCGTCCGGTCCCATCCCCTCGAGCATGGCCTCGCCGAGCTCGTCACCTATCTGAGTCTTGCATCGGAAGACCGCAAGGCCTCGGTCGATGAATCGCGGACGCAGGAACTCTTCTGGACCGACGCGCGCGGACTCCCCCGCCGCGCGACCCTCCCCCTGGTGCTCTTTCTCCGATGACCGCTCCCATGTCTCATGTCGCCGAAGCCTCGGATGCCCTGTCGCACGTGGTCGTCTCGCTCCTGAAGGGCGTGGTCTACCGGGAGGAGAACCCCTCGCTCTGGCAATCACTGCTCAAGCTTCACGCGCGCGTCAGCGACCACGTGTCCGTGCTGGGGTTGGGGCTGGTCTTGGACGAGCCGGAGGGCTACGCCTATCTGCGCCAGCGCGCGGAAGGCGAGGGTGCGAGTGAGCCGCCCCGGCTCATCGCGCGCAGACAGTTGGGCTATGGCTTGAGCCTGCTGCTCGCGCTCCTGCGCAAGCGACTGGCGGACGCGGATGCGGCGGCGGGTGGAACGCGTCTGGTGATGCGCCGTCATGAGCTTCAGGAGCTCGTGCGGCTGTTCCTCCCGGGGGGCACGAACGAGGTGCGCTGGGTGGAGCGCGTGAATCAAGACATCGAGCGTGCGGTGGGCATGGGGTTCCTCAAGCCCCTGGGCGAAGAGGCGGACACCTTCGAGGTCCGCCGCATCCTCAAGGCCTTTGTCACCGCCCACTGTCTGGAAGGGCTGGAGCAGCGGCTCGCGGCCTATCACGCACAACTCGTCGAGGAACAAGGAGGTCGAGAATGAGCACGGTACGTCCGCTCCTGCAAGCGGACCTGTTGGACGTGGGCACGCCCAACGCGCGAGCGGGGTTCCGGCTCCGCCGGTTCGAGGTCTTCAACTGGGGCACGTTCCACCAGCGCTCCTGGCACCTGGACCTGCAAGGGGAGAGCGGGCTGCTCACGGGTGACATCGGCTCGGGCAAGTCGACGCTGGTGGATGGTCTGGTGACGCTGTTCGTTCCGCCGCAGAAGCTGGCCTACAACAAGGCCGCGGGAGCGGAGGCACGTGAGCGCACGCTGCGCTCGTACGTGCGAGGTCAGTACAAGTCCGAGCGAGGAGAGACAGGGCAGGGGGCTCGGCCCGTCTTCCTGCGCGACACGCCGACCTACTCGGTGCTGCTCGCCCACTTCCACAATGAGGGGTACGGACAGGACGTCACGCTCGCGCAGGTGATGTGGATGCGCGAGGCGGAGGGACAGCCGGCGAAGCTGTACATCGTCGCGGATGGGAAGCTCTCCATCGCCGAGCACTTCTCGCGCTGCGGCTCCGACCTGAACGCGCTGAAGAAGCGCCTCAAGTCGCTCGCCCGGGAGGTGCACGAGACGTTTCCTCCCTATCAAGCCGCGTTCCGTCGACGCTTCGGACTGGAGAACGAGCAGGCGTTGGACCTGTTCCTCCAGACGGTGTCGATGAAGTCCGTGGGCAACCTGACGGACTTCGTGCGCCAGCACATGTTGCCGCCCTTCGACGTGGAGGCTCGGCTGGCGGCGCTCGTGGGCCACTTCGAGGACCTGCACCGGGCGCACGAAGCCGTGCTCAAAGCGAAGCGGCAGGTCGGCATGCTCGAGCCCCTGGTCGCGCACCATGAGCGCTTCACCACCTTGTCCGCCGAACTCGAGGGCCTCAAGGGGGGCCGTGTGGCCCTGCGGCCCTGGTTCGCCGAGCAGAAGGCTCGGCTGCTCGAGGCGCGGCTGGCGGACCTGGAGGCGGAGCGCGAGCAATTGCGCGGGAAGGCGGAGCGTGTCCAGGAGACACGGGAGCGGCACCTCGCCGACAGGGAGCGGCTGCGCCAGTCCATCTCGGCCAACGGCGGAGACCAACTGGAGACGGAGAAGGCGGAGCTGGTCAAGCGCAGGCACGAGCGGGGTGAGCGCATGCGGAAGGCGGACCAGTACGCGCGAATGGCCGAGGCCGTGGGGCTGCCGGCCGCGACGGAGCTGGAGGTCTTCATGGCCAACACACGCGACCTCCAGCGTGAGCGCACCCGCGCCACGACCGAGCTGGCCGATGCGCAGAACGCTCGGACCGGGCTCGCGATGAGCCTGCGCGACCTCAAGAAGGAACATGAGGCGGTATCGGTCGAGCTGGAGGTCCTGCGCCGACAGCGCTCCAACATCCCCGCGCGCTTCCTTCATCTGCGAGCGAGGCTGTGCACGGACCTGGGCTTGTCCGAGGAGCGGCTGCCCTTCGCGGGTGAGCTGGTGCGAGTCCTCGAGGAGGAGCAAGGCTGGGCTGGAGCCATCGAGCGTGTGCTGTATCCGTTGGGTGTCTCCTTGCTCGTCCCCGACGAGGACTATGCACGCGTGAGCCAGTGGGTGGACCGCACGCACCTCAACGCGCGCTTCGTCTACTTCCGCGTCCGGGAGGAAGCCGCGCCCCGTCCGGTGTCGTCGCGGCCTGAGTCGCTGCTCCTCAAGCTCGACTTCAAGCCCGGCGCTCCCCTGTCGCGCTGGGTGGAGACTCATCTGGCCCGTCATTTCGACTACGCCTGCTGCGACACCTCGGAGCAGTTCATGAGGGCTCGTCAGGCCCTCACGCGGATGGGGCAGGTGAAGACGGGTGGGGACCGGCACTTGAAGGATGACCGGAGCCGCATCGACGACCACTCGAACTGGGTGCTGGGCTGGACGAACGACACCAAGCGCCTGGCCTTGGAGTCCTCGTCGCGTTCATTGGAGACGGGAATCCAGGCGGCCTCCGCTCGTTGGACGGCACTGGAGCACGAGTGTGCCCGATTGCAGATGCGGACGGAGCGCCTGAGCCAGCTCGCGGTGTTCGAGAACTTCAGCGAGCTCGACTGGCGCCTGGTGGCTGGTGACATCCATCGGCGAGAGGAGCGGCTCAAGGCGCTCCAGGCGGAGTCCGATGTCCTTCAGGGCCTCTCGCGGGAGCTCGAGGCGGTCGAGAAGGACGTGGCCACGGTGGAGGCGACCCTGACGGCCGTGAAGAAGGACCAGGGGCGCCAGGAGGAGCGAGAAGGGGCGACACGAGGACTCCTGACGGCCTGTCAGCGGACGGCGAGCGAGTGCTCGGACACCGTCCGGTCCTCGTTTCCCCAGGTGGCCCGGTTCAGTGAAGAGGTGCTCGGGGGAGAGGCGTTCGATGTGGACACGTGCGACGAGCGCGAGCGACAGGTGCGAGACCGTCTCCAATCACGCATCGACGGGGAGGCGCGCAAGCTGGAGCGAGGGAGGGACGCCCTGCTCACCGCGATGCACGACTACCGCACCGCGTTCCATCCGGAGACCCAGGAGCTGGGCGCGAGCCTGGAGGCCGCACCCGAGTACGTGGCACTCCTTGCCTCGCTTCGCGCGGACGACCTGCCGCGCTTCGAGGCGCGCTTCAAGAGCCTGCTGAACGAGAACACCATCCGCGAGGTGGCCAACTTCCAGGCGCAGCTCCACCGCGAACGCCACGACATCCACGCGCGCGTGGAGACCATCAACCGCTCCCTGCGCGCCATCGACTACAACCCGGACCGCTACATCGTCCTGGTGCTGGACTCCACGGTGGACCTCGATATCCGTACGTTCCAGCAGGACCTGCGCGCCTGCATCGAAGGCTCGCTCACCGGTTCTGAAGACGACGCCTACTCCGAGCAAAAGTTCCTGGAGGTGAAGCGCATCATCGAGCGATTCAAGGGCCGTGAGGGTCAGTCGGAGCTGGACGCGAAGTGGACGCAGCGGGTCACGGACGTGCGCAACTGGTTCAGCTTCTCCGCGTCGGAGCGCTGGCGCGCGGACGACCAGGAGCACGAGCACTACGCGGACTCGGGTGGCAAGTCGGGAGGTCAGAAGGAGAAGCTCGCGTACACGGTGCTGGCCGCGAGCCTCGCGTACCAGTTCGGCTTGCAGTGGGGCGAGACGCGCTCGCGCTCGTTCCGCTTCGTCGTGATTGACGAGGCGTTCGGCCGAGGCTCCGACGAGTCGGCCACGTACGGCCTGGAGCTCTTCCGCCGTCTGGACCTGCAACTGCTCATCGTGACGCCGTTGCAGAAGATTCGGGTCATCGAGCCGTACGTGGCCAGCGTGGGCTTCGTCCACAACGAGGAGGGCCGCTGCTCGCGGGTGCGCAACCTCACCATCGAGGAGTACCAGACCGAGCGCGAGGCGCGGAGCGCATGAGCCAGGCGCCCCGGTGGACGACGCCAGAGGACATCCGGGCGCAGTTGCTCCGGGTCTGGGACTCCGGGCGCATCCTCTCCTCGGCCCTGTCTGAAGCGCCCGTGTTCCCGCTCTCCCTCCGCGTGCGCGGGCCGGAGCGCGCGGAGCTCTCCGCCCGCTTCACCGAGGCCCGTGAATGGGTCCGAGCCTGGGAGGCCGAATCCCAGACGCGACGAGGCTCCAGCCTCCAGGTGGAGTGGACCGAAGTCCGTCACCGTCAGCTGGGGGAGACGCGGCTGCCTCACCGTGTCGTCGTCTCCAGCCGGGAGTCCGCGCTCGCGCTCTTGCGCAAGACGGGGGAGGCCCAGCGGTACGATGACCTCGTGTCGACCACGCTGTCGCGAGCCCCCGAGCTGCGCGAGTGGATGACGCGCCACCCCCATGTCCTCCTGGACCGGGCGGAGGAATGGGCGCAGGTGCTGGACGTGCTGGACTGGTTTCGCGCCCATCCTCGCTCCGGGCGCTACCTCCGACAGGTGAATGTCCCGGGCATGGACTCGAAGTTCATCGAGCACCGCAAAGGGCTGTTCTCCGCGCTCCTGGACCGCGTGCTCCCATCAGCGCGTGAGGGCGCCGAGGCCCCCGACTTCGAGTCCCGCTTCGGCCTGCGCGCAAAGCCAGCCCGGGTCCGGTTCCGCTTCCTCGACCCCGCGCTCTACCTCCACGGCCTCTCCGACCTGACGGTCAACGT is part of the Myxococcus landrumus genome and encodes:
- a CDS encoding RNA polymerase sigma factor, with translation MRTRACVELRGTVANEHTRRGQSRAGATSSQRGVGMRYPTRAEEEALHARVLKGRADPTAPAEVHRAFNGTLIHVLRQEVKCLMDEAVDSAVDAVLAYLAAPERFDARLSRLSTYLTRIAKRKALDRQRSRKNQDRRNQEYAGVVELVARAPNEEMEATVEARLLAERLEALGFSPREQTILRLVLQGEGSTERLAEALGLGPMPEEERRRQVKRHRDRLMKRLERLGREDSDVAP
- a CDS encoding DUF4194 domain-containing protein — protein: MSHVAEASDALSHVVVSLLKGVVYREENPSLWQSLLKLHARVSDHVSVLGLGLVLDEPEGYAYLRQRAEGEGASEPPRLIARRQLGYGLSLLLALLRKRLADADAAAGGTRLVMRRHELQELVRLFLPGGTNEVRWVERVNQDIERAVGMGFLKPLGEEADTFEVRRILKAFVTAHCLEGLEQRLAAYHAQLVEEQGGRE
- a CDS encoding iron-containing redox enzyme family protein, producing MKDVSRTDWVVALDREASALVEVLDSSPSARSLFEGWIDLEGYAHYLAQTYHYVRWTTPLLESAGTRMRQLGMHPALAELLVSKSEEERGHERWLLADLRNLGWTAERVEATPLGGAVKAYVAWNQYTTQEGVPTAFLGTAYVLESLSVRRASGAVARLISAGRIPNIHKAVTFLRGHGDVDGDHVEALAEVLRSLDDPKEQEVLIHSARTTRLLYPGLFLER
- a CDS encoding DUF3375 domain-containing protein, which gives rise to MDFATLETLRLKHPAWRLLVAGNASLIASFLHRVFVASNAREVPQRELALRLEDHLHVLREQRGETAFPRGAGVYLDEWAADSAGWLRKFYPPGTDEPHFDLTPAAERAIRWLGQLTEQPFVGTESRLLTVFHLLQEMTEGTEPDPGARLAELERRKSELESEMARVRAGHLDLLDESALKDRFQQMSDTARGLLSDFRALEDHFHALDRRVRERIATWEGTRGELLETVLGERDAISDSVQGRSFRAFWDFLMSPEHKDILTKNLERILGHPAIQAMQPDPRLLRIHFDWLEAGEHTQRTVARLSGQLRRFLDDRVWKENRRILQVLRGIEKHALALRASPPEGSFMELDDLAPTVELPLERPLYSPPSRARMADEEVLEATEAVPSDALFNLAYIDKTRLRANVRQALVDREQVSLAELVRSHPLEHGLAELVTYLSLASEDRKASVDESRTQELFWTDARGLPRRATLPLVLFLR
- a CDS encoding DUF3322 domain-containing protein, encoding MSQAPRWTTPEDIRAQLLRVWDSGRILSSALSEAPVFPLSLRVRGPERAELSARFTEAREWVRAWEAESQTRRGSSLQVEWTEVRHRQLGETRLPHRVVVSSRESALALLRKTGEAQRYDDLVSTTLSRAPELREWMTRHPHVLLDRAEEWAQVLDVLDWFRAHPRSGRYLRQVNVPGMDSKFIEHRKGLFSALLDRVLPSAREGAEAPDFESRFGLRAKPARVRFRFLDPALYLHGLSDLTVNVGELAALNPRAEQVFITENEVPGLVFPDVPRGLVIFGLGYSVELLGALPWLSRARMYYWGDIDTHGFAILDALRAVHPHVRSMLMDHDVFQAHQANWSQEDSQHLGALTRLVAPEASLFEDLQHQRFGARLRLEQEHLGYRWVENALAHLSF
- a CDS encoding GNAT family N-acyltransferase; the encoded protein is MSFMTCRVATTQRELDDAVRIRWAVFGGELRLLSGTPPVSRREVGCFDTLETTVHLVVYAGADPVATSRLLLPNPDVASAMGGHLGIELDQKLDLGGLGGEGFLIAESTRFCILKRWRHSEAVLRLQSGLYEESRRRGVTHWIASANMETDCAEDARWMVEVASDRGWLTPRWHVRSRGVSHPPEVPRAPFYTEVEREHASQGRLAGLRMPPVLSLFARKMGARFMGAPHYDEDFRRFSLPLVAALDDVPASTLARFANLDAPVPRADQVRTGPSFDLNP
- a CDS encoding DUF3892 domain-containing protein, with protein sequence MLRYITAVHLEGGPGLEHIAEYKGDEPRTRRKGSSAPSAMVEWVRSPGNNAYVRAKTGDVRVAVVHGNPPYLRTEPNALQQDNLLALPRF
- a CDS encoding helix-turn-helix transcriptional regulator, which gives rise to MDSPVDLTSLEARHFGAVMDALLSSCDLPTMLGNLRDALPRLVAADCVALCVSRPGSAADYEWMVSGGPAKLLNEYAALASDDFVRPAVLQAPGTVLRDSEMLPSGTVKETAMFRRSQQLALQLHRVQAVVLTQQRDWHAGLTLYRNRDTAFSDRDRDLQQMMTPLIAKAVINCRHFETQALGTALLDELMLRQDGAYLVVDSHLREKLRTPRAQAILERWFKPNDLDASGLPTKLVERLRFLDRTVSPPPGTDVLQDSPPGGPFTARFSRLPSRDGSRLWALTLYSPLDKLPFPHELEKGLTLREREVLMLVLENLEYKEIAERLGITLLTARTHIKRAFKKLSVDTRDDLLFQIAKRLRPV
- a CDS encoding ATP-binding protein produces the protein MSTVRPLLQADLLDVGTPNARAGFRLRRFEVFNWGTFHQRSWHLDLQGESGLLTGDIGSGKSTLVDGLVTLFVPPQKLAYNKAAGAEARERTLRSYVRGQYKSERGETGQGARPVFLRDTPTYSVLLAHFHNEGYGQDVTLAQVMWMREAEGQPAKLYIVADGKLSIAEHFSRCGSDLNALKKRLKSLAREVHETFPPYQAAFRRRFGLENEQALDLFLQTVSMKSVGNLTDFVRQHMLPPFDVEARLAALVGHFEDLHRAHEAVLKAKRQVGMLEPLVAHHERFTTLSAELEGLKGGRVALRPWFAEQKARLLEARLADLEAEREQLRGKAERVQETRERHLADRERLRQSISANGGDQLETEKAELVKRRHERGERMRKADQYARMAEAVGLPAATELEVFMANTRDLQRERTRATTELADAQNARTGLAMSLRDLKKEHEAVSVELEVLRRQRSNIPARFLHLRARLCTDLGLSEERLPFAGELVRVLEEEQGWAGAIERVLYPLGVSLLVPDEDYARVSQWVDRTHLNARFVYFRVREEAAPRPVSSRPESLLLKLDFKPGAPLSRWVETHLARHFDYACCDTSEQFMRARQALTRMGQVKTGGDRHLKDDRSRIDDHSNWVLGWTNDTKRLALESSSRSLETGIQAASARWTALEHECARLQMRTERLSQLAVFENFSELDWRLVAGDIHRREERLKALQAESDVLQGLSRELEAVEKDVATVEATLTAVKKDQGRQEEREGATRGLLTACQRTASECSDTVRSSFPQVARFSEEVLGGEAFDVDTCDERERQVRDRLQSRIDGEARKLERGRDALLTAMHDYRTAFHPETQELGASLEAAPEYVALLASLRADDLPRFEARFKSLLNENTIREVANFQAQLHRERHDIHARVETINRSLRAIDYNPDRYIVLVLDSTVDLDIRTFQQDLRACIEGSLTGSEDDAYSEQKFLEVKRIIERFKGREGQSELDAKWTQRVTDVRNWFSFSASERWRADDQEHEHYADSGGKSGGQKEKLAYTVLAASLAYQFGLQWGETRSRSFRFVVIDEAFGRGSDESATYGLELFRRLDLQLLIVTPLQKIRVIEPYVASVGFVHNEEGRCSRVRNLTIEEYQTEREARSA